A genomic segment from Castor canadensis chromosome 1, mCasCan1.hap1v2, whole genome shotgun sequence encodes:
- the LOC109677165 gene encoding olfactory receptor 4P4-like: MENTNNVTEFILLGLSQNKKIKYLCFLLFLFCYIAIWMGNTLIIISITCSQLIDQPMYFLLNYLALSDLCYTSTVTPKLVNDLLIEKNMITYIRCMVQLFAMHFFGGIEILILTVMAYDPYVAICKPLHYTIIMSRQRCNAMATACCAGAFLHSSVQFLLTINLPFCGPNQINHYFCDVYPLLKLACTDTYRVGILVVANSGMMGLVTFVVLMLSYLLIFYTIRAYPAQSRSKALSTCSSHITVVVFLFVSVLFIYIRPATTLPEDKVFALFYTIIAPVFNPLIYTLRDMEMKKSLRKVWCQQPFLTGKQVIRNGQTFILITQGIRVELSSLLVYDK; the protein is encoded by the exons ATGGAAAATACCAATAATGTCACAGAATTTATACTCTTGGGACTTTCtcagaataagaaaattaaatatctatGCTTTCTACTATTCTTATTTTGTTACATAGCTATTTGGATGGGAAACACACTGATAATTATTTCTATCACATGTAGTCAGCTAATTGACCAACCCATGTATTTTTTACTTAATTACCTTGCTCTCTCAGACCTTTGCTACACCTCTACAGTGACACCCAAGCTAGTCAATGACTTGTTGATAGAAAAGAACATGATTACTTACATCAGATGCATGGTACAGCTTTTTGCCATGCACTTCTTTGGGGGAATTGAGATCTTGATCCTCacagtgatggcctatgacccctatgtggccatctgcaagccccTGCACTACACCATCATCATGAGCAGGCAGAGGTGCAATGCCATGGCCACTGCTTGTTGTGCTGGGGCATTTCTGCATTCCTCTGTCCAGTTTCTCCTCACTATCAACCTACCCTTCTGTGGCCCCAATCAAATAAACCACTATTTCTGCGATGTGTACCCTTTGCTGAAACTGGCCTGCACTGACACGTACAGAGTTGGAATTCTTGTGGTTGCCAACTCGGGCATGATGGGGTTGGTGACCTTTGTGGTGTTGATGCTGTCTTACTTGTTGATATTCTACACAATCAGGGCTTACCCAGCACAGAGCCGCAGTAAAGCTCTTTCCACTTGCAGTTCCCACATAACagttgtggtttttcttttcgTGTCTGTCCTCTTCATTTACATTAGGCCAGCCACCACTCTTCCAGAAGACAAAGTGTTTGCTCTTTTCTACACCATTATTGCTCCCGTGTTCAACCCTCTGATCTACACACTGAGAGacatggaaatgaagaaatctctgagaaaagtTTGGTGCCAGCAACCATTTTTGACTGGAAAGCAAGTTATACGAAACGGACAGACCTTCATTCTCATCACTCAGGGCATTCGAGTGGAACTTTCTTCCTTATTAGTTTATGATA AATAG
- the LOC109677166 gene encoding olfactory receptor 4P4-like, with protein sequence MENRNNVTVFILLGLSQNKNIEILFFVLILFSYIAIWVGNVLIMISITCTQLIDQPMYFFLNHLSLSDLCYTSTVTPKLMTDLLTEKKIISYNNCMIQLFIIHFLGGIKIFIHTAMAYDCYMAICKPLHYTIIMSRQRYNTIIINCFTGGFVHSASQFLLTIFLPFCGPNEIDHYFCDVYPLLKLACTDTYTISLLVIINSGVIALVTFVILMLSYFLILYTIKVHPAESCSKALSTCGSHITVMVMFFVF encoded by the coding sequence ATGGAAAATAGGAATAATGTCACTGTGTTTATTCTCCTGggactttctcaaaataagaacaTTGAAATCCTCttctttgtattaattttattttcctacattGCTATTTGGGTGGGAAATGTGCTCATTATGATTTCTATCACATGTACTCAGCTAATTGATCAACCTATGTATTTCTTCCTCAATCACCTCTCACTCTCTGACCTTTGCTACACATCCACAGTGACACCCAAACTAATGACTGATCTACTGACAGAAAAGAAGATTATTTCCTATAACAACTGCATGATACAGCTCTTTATCATTCATTTCCTTGGAGGCATCAAAATCTTCATACACACAGCAATGGCCTATGACTGCTACATGGCCATTTGCAAGCCCCTGCACTACACCATCATCATGAGCAGGCAGAGGTATAACACAATCATCATAAATTGTTTTACTGGGGGATTTGTACACTCAGCCAGTCAGTTCCTTCTCACTATCTTCTTGCCATTCTGTGGCCCCAATGAGATAGATCATTACTTCTGTGATGTGTATCCTTTGCTGAAATTGGCTTGCACTGATACATATACAATTAGTCTCTTGGTTATTATTAATTCAGGTGTAATTGCTTTGGTGACATTTGTGATTTTGATGCTATCTTATTTTTTGATATTATACACCATTAAGGTTCACCCTGCAGAGAGCTGTTCCAAAGCTCTTTCAACCTGTGGTTCTCACATAACAGTTATGGTCATGTTCTTTGTCTTCTAA